A region of Alteromonadaceae bacterium 2753L.S.0a.02 DNA encodes the following proteins:
- a CDS encoding FAD/FMN-containing dehydrogenase produces the protein MIPKLSPFQDREQLYTRFFDALNNAHFKGDICADFSNRLSMATDNSIYQVLPQGVVYPRDTDDLVTLATLAAEQQFREIELTARGGGTGTNAQSLTDGVVVDISRHMNQVLEINQEERWVRVQTGVVKDQLNAALKPHGLFFAPDLSTSNRATIGGMINTDASGQGSCVYGKTRDHVLELKTVLLNGSLIETRALDNEEVLALTGEQDRCGEVHALIDRIFRENEAKIDEIFPPLNRCLTGYDLAHIRDEQGRLNLNNILCGSEGTLGLIAEAKLNVLPIPKLSALVMVKYSDFNSSLRDATELMRANPTSVETIDSKVLALAMNDFIWHQVEEFFNGNDTAGQTQQVMGINLVEFTADDEATLQQKINALGELLQQEVAHLGNSTDFEADTFKPQGRLGYSIAMGHDAVSRIWAMRKRAVGLLGNANGEARPVPFVEDTAVPPENLADFILEFREILDGYNLEYGMFGHVDAGVLHVRPALDMKDPQQEDIAWQISDRIADLCLQYGGLLWGEHGKGVRSEYSPKFFGELYPLLQQIKAAFDPYNQLNPGKIATPNTETELIKIDEVPTRGQHDREIHPRAWQNFNDAVYCNGNGACFNWNPADAMCPSYKGTRDRIHSPKGRATLIRAWLKLLSDQKVQPAQVLQRSNIISGLIDLPGKCVNTFFSRKKNDFSHDVYLAMAGCLSCKACASQCPIKVDVPEFRARFIALYHTRYLRPLKDYLVGTLEFVLPWCAKLPSVYNVFMSANWMRGLLEKRVGFVDGPLLSRIKLRGVSTATASNLKLLSEAEKQKTIVIVQDAFTRYFETQLVVDLIALLRKMGFNPMLAPYRANGKPLHIHGFLNAFRRVVKRNTRMLNAFADAGVPLIGVDPSMTYTYRLEYRKFLGDDAVAPPVLLIQEWLAQHLDSLRELDVSTTQSYTLLPHCIEQSHATKERDLWQQIFAAIGQQLDIKSLGCCGMSGTYGHEARNKITSQKIYQLSWQTPVEETPSGQLLATGYSCRSQVKRESNTTVRHPLQALLALLNP, from the coding sequence ATGATTCCAAAGCTTTCTCCCTTTCAAGACCGGGAACAACTGTACACACGCTTTTTCGACGCCTTAAACAACGCCCATTTCAAAGGTGATATTTGCGCCGATTTTAGCAATCGCCTGTCGATGGCCACCGATAATTCCATCTATCAGGTGCTGCCACAAGGCGTGGTGTACCCCAGGGATACAGACGATCTGGTAACCCTGGCAACACTCGCAGCGGAACAACAATTTCGTGAAATCGAGCTTACCGCACGAGGTGGCGGTACCGGAACCAACGCGCAGTCACTTACCGATGGCGTAGTCGTGGATATTTCCCGCCACATGAACCAAGTGCTGGAAATCAATCAGGAAGAACGCTGGGTGCGCGTACAAACCGGAGTGGTAAAAGACCAACTCAATGCCGCATTAAAACCCCATGGTCTGTTCTTTGCCCCAGACTTATCCACCAGTAACCGCGCCACCATAGGCGGTATGATAAACACCGATGCCTCCGGGCAGGGAAGCTGTGTCTACGGAAAAACCCGCGATCATGTTCTTGAATTAAAAACCGTATTGCTCAATGGCAGCCTTATAGAAACACGCGCACTGGATAATGAGGAAGTATTGGCTCTCACCGGTGAGCAAGACCGCTGCGGAGAAGTTCACGCGTTAATTGATCGTATATTCCGTGAAAACGAAGCAAAAATCGATGAAATTTTTCCTCCATTAAACCGCTGTCTTACAGGTTACGACCTCGCGCACATACGCGATGAACAAGGCCGCCTCAACCTAAACAATATTTTATGTGGTAGTGAGGGCACGCTAGGGCTTATTGCGGAAGCCAAATTGAATGTACTCCCTATTCCAAAACTCTCTGCCCTGGTAATGGTTAAATATTCAGACTTTAACAGTTCGCTGCGCGATGCCACTGAACTCATGCGGGCCAACCCAACCTCAGTGGAAACCATTGATTCAAAAGTCTTGGCGCTGGCGATGAACGATTTTATCTGGCACCAAGTGGAAGAGTTTTTTAACGGGAATGATACGGCAGGCCAAACCCAACAGGTTATGGGTATCAACCTCGTGGAGTTTACTGCCGACGACGAAGCGACACTACAGCAGAAAATAAACGCGCTTGGTGAACTCCTACAACAAGAAGTGGCTCACCTTGGTAATTCCACAGATTTCGAAGCAGACACATTCAAACCACAAGGAAGATTGGGCTATTCCATTGCCATGGGCCACGATGCCGTAAGCCGTATTTGGGCCATGCGCAAACGCGCAGTTGGGCTATTAGGTAATGCCAATGGCGAAGCGCGCCCCGTTCCCTTTGTGGAAGACACTGCAGTGCCTCCAGAAAATCTCGCAGATTTTATTTTGGAATTTCGCGAAATATTAGACGGCTATAATCTGGAATATGGCATGTTCGGCCATGTCGATGCCGGTGTATTACACGTGCGTCCAGCTCTCGATATGAAAGACCCTCAGCAGGAAGATATTGCCTGGCAAATTTCAGATCGCATTGCCGACTTATGCCTGCAATACGGTGGCTTGCTGTGGGGTGAGCACGGCAAGGGGGTAAGATCGGAATATTCACCCAAATTTTTTGGCGAACTTTACCCTCTGCTACAACAAATAAAAGCCGCGTTCGACCCATATAATCAATTAAACCCCGGCAAAATTGCCACCCCAAATACAGAAACGGAACTCATAAAAATTGATGAAGTTCCAACACGCGGCCAACACGATCGCGAAATTCACCCCAGGGCCTGGCAGAATTTTAATGATGCAGTGTATTGCAATGGCAATGGTGCCTGCTTTAACTGGAACCCTGCTGATGCAATGTGCCCCTCCTACAAAGGTACCCGCGATCGTATTCACTCGCCCAAAGGCAGAGCAACACTTATCAGGGCCTGGCTTAAGTTGCTCTCCGATCAAAAAGTGCAACCCGCCCAGGTGTTGCAAAGATCTAATATTATTAGCGGGCTTATCGACCTGCCAGGTAAATGCGTCAATACTTTTTTTAGCCGCAAGAAAAATGATTTTTCCCACGACGTGTATTTAGCAATGGCGGGCTGCCTGTCTTGTAAAGCCTGTGCCAGTCAGTGCCCCATAAAAGTAGATGTACCAGAGTTTCGCGCCCGTTTCATAGCGCTGTACCACACGCGCTATTTGAGACCGCTTAAAGATTACCTGGTGGGTACGCTCGAATTTGTATTGCCGTGGTGTGCCAAGCTACCGAGCGTTTACAACGTGTTTATGTCAGCAAATTGGATGCGAGGATTGCTCGAAAAACGTGTGGGCTTTGTGGATGGTCCCTTGTTATCACGTATAAAACTTCGGGGTGTAAGTACCGCTACAGCAAGTAACTTAAAACTGCTCAGTGAAGCGGAAAAACAAAAAACCATTGTGATAGTACAAGATGCCTTCACTCGCTATTTTGAAACACAACTGGTGGTGGATTTAATCGCACTGCTACGAAAAATGGGTTTTAACCCCATGCTGGCGCCTTACCGTGCCAACGGCAAACCTTTGCACATTCATGGTTTTCTTAACGCGTTTCGACGTGTCGTTAAACGCAACACGCGAATGTTAAATGCTTTCGCCGATGCGGGCGTACCCCTTATTGGGGTCGATCCCTCAATGACTTACACTTACCGGCTCGAATATCGCAAATTCCTGGGAGACGATGCTGTTGCCCCGCCTGTACTTTTGATTCAGGAATGGCTTGCCCAACACCTGGATAGCTTGCGCGAACTCGATGTCAGTACCACGCAAAGTTATACCCTCCTGCCGCACTGCATTGAGCAATCGCACGCAACCAAAGAGCGCGACCTGTGGCAGCAAATATTTGCCGCGATTGGGCAACAGCTCGACATCAAATCACTCGGTTGTTGCGGCATGTCGGGCACCTACGGGCATGAAGCACGCAATAAAATTACTTCACAAAAAATTTATCAGTTGAGTTGGCAAACACCTGTTGAAGAAACACCATCAGGACAGCTCCTGGCAACCGGATATTCCTGCCGAAGCCAGGTAAAAAGAGAATCCAACACTACTGTACGGCATCCGCTCCAGGCATTATTGGCACTGCTCAATCCTTAA
- a CDS encoding aminopeptidase N, producing the protein MSKSSDASSYQRELKSYINREYAQFRKQQISDVAYNFEVDISSRDHFSGVATIDFNLADSLSPVTLDFDEGTLLRVEVNGQPITTDYEKWFITIAAEHLSKGHNTIVIAYQRNYTNTGAGLYQFRDPETDKVYLYTQFEPYEANKFAPLFDQPDIKATFTMNVIAPLDWQVISATRESQITPISTTTKRWQFPTTKLIPSYIFSLHAGPFRIWEDNSGTIPLRLFARQEVAEFIEANIWFDITHKAFSFFNEYYSFPYPFEKYDQLLVPNFNFGAMENVGAITFSENRFISRGEKTKAENFYLAEVIAHEMAHQWFGDIVTMDWWNGLWLNESFATLMAFLAVEANPDFDDVWNEFLKLKNWAYYEDQLVTTHPIDVPVAHPGEVFSLIDGISYGKGASVLQQLRYLLGEKTFQNAVATYIEKHQYNNAQLSDFVAAMSQTANTDMTGWAHEWLKIPGVNTIEPQFNCSEGKLQTIKIIQYAPEAWQQLRTQKVQLALFNRSKSEMKLSSVIPVIYRGELTPVSIAANTPCPDFIYANFQNWGYVKLRFDERSLQSLQQSITEFKDDQLRASLWQDLWRMVDDMQFSLHDYVALVDSHISAETNETTLSSITFLLALAFDELEAMHKNTIFTETLNSIENLSWREFEHAPVTSSIRKLWFRAAISASFNPSRLTELANMLSANQGDELLQDQETRWLIIQQLSRYQFGDATKLIQHELVRDSSERGREAALIANAIRPEMAVKQQWMTALLDNSESLKLSDLTAVWKRLFPGIQQNMLQSNGAEILSALPEISRSRQGIFINKLADYVVPSACNTQNAASLQKLLDNPKGIDTRFIKAIKINLQTTQRCLAKSQLMLTSVSE; encoded by the coding sequence ATGTCAAAATCGTCGGACGCCTCCAGCTACCAGCGGGAACTAAAAAGCTACATCAACCGAGAGTACGCGCAGTTTCGCAAGCAGCAAATCAGTGATGTCGCTTATAACTTCGAAGTAGACATCAGTAGTCGCGATCACTTCAGCGGCGTAGCCACCATTGACTTTAACTTGGCCGACAGCCTCTCTCCCGTCACTCTGGATTTCGATGAGGGCACGCTGTTACGCGTGGAAGTCAATGGTCAGCCCATTACTACAGATTATGAAAAATGGTTTATTACCATAGCAGCTGAACATCTCTCCAAAGGCCACAATACAATTGTCATCGCCTACCAGCGCAACTACACCAACACAGGGGCCGGCCTTTATCAGTTTCGCGACCCTGAAACCGATAAGGTTTATTTATACACGCAATTTGAACCCTACGAAGCCAATAAGTTTGCTCCGCTGTTCGATCAGCCAGATATAAAAGCAACATTCACCATGAATGTTATTGCACCGTTGGACTGGCAAGTAATTAGCGCTACCCGTGAATCGCAAATCACGCCAATCTCCACCACCACCAAACGCTGGCAATTTCCAACCACCAAACTCATCCCCAGCTATATTTTTTCACTGCACGCCGGACCATTTCGCATTTGGGAAGACAACAGCGGAACAATTCCGCTGCGCCTATTTGCAAGACAAGAAGTCGCTGAATTTATTGAAGCGAATATCTGGTTTGATATCACACACAAAGCCTTCAGCTTCTTTAACGAATACTACAGCTTTCCCTACCCTTTCGAAAAATACGACCAATTACTGGTACCCAATTTCAATTTCGGTGCCATGGAAAATGTTGGCGCTATTACCTTTAGTGAAAATCGATTTATAAGTCGGGGCGAAAAAACCAAAGCCGAAAACTTTTATCTTGCAGAAGTTATTGCGCACGAGATGGCTCATCAGTGGTTCGGCGATATCGTTACCATGGATTGGTGGAATGGCCTTTGGCTCAATGAAAGTTTTGCAACTTTGATGGCATTCCTAGCTGTGGAAGCAAACCCTGATTTTGATGATGTTTGGAATGAATTTCTAAAACTGAAAAATTGGGCCTACTACGAAGATCAATTGGTGACCACTCACCCTATTGATGTGCCTGTTGCACATCCGGGAGAAGTATTTTCGTTAATCGACGGTATTTCCTACGGTAAAGGCGCTTCTGTATTGCAACAACTGCGCTATTTACTGGGAGAAAAAACGTTTCAAAATGCTGTTGCAACTTATATCGAGAAACACCAATACAATAACGCTCAACTAAGTGATTTTGTTGCTGCTATGAGCCAAACCGCAAATACAGATATGACTGGTTGGGCTCACGAATGGCTAAAAATACCGGGGGTTAACACTATTGAACCGCAATTCAATTGCTCAGAAGGAAAACTACAAACAATAAAAATTATCCAGTATGCGCCCGAAGCATGGCAACAACTTCGTACCCAAAAAGTTCAGCTGGCATTATTTAATCGGTCGAAATCTGAGATGAAACTCAGCAGTGTAATACCGGTAATTTACCGGGGCGAGCTTACCCCAGTCTCGATCGCAGCCAATACCCCTTGCCCGGATTTTATTTACGCGAATTTTCAAAATTGGGGGTATGTGAAATTACGGTTTGACGAGCGTTCGCTACAAAGCCTGCAGCAATCGATTACAGAGTTTAAAGACGATCAACTGCGTGCATCCCTTTGGCAAGACCTGTGGCGTATGGTTGATGATATGCAATTTAGTTTACATGATTATGTTGCGCTAGTGGATAGCCATATATCCGCAGAAACCAATGAAACTACACTTTCTTCAATTACTTTTTTGCTAGCGCTGGCCTTCGACGAACTGGAGGCAATGCATAAAAATACAATTTTCACCGAGACTTTAAATAGCATCGAAAATTTAAGTTGGCGAGAATTTGAACACGCACCCGTGACAAGTTCAATTCGGAAACTGTGGTTTCGCGCTGCGATTTCGGCAAGTTTTAATCCCTCCCGGTTAACAGAACTTGCAAACATGCTCAGTGCCAATCAGGGGGACGAACTTCTTCAAGATCAAGAAACACGCTGGTTGATAATACAGCAGCTGAGCCGCTATCAGTTCGGCGATGCAACGAAACTGATACAGCATGAACTCGTGCGAGATTCTTCCGAACGAGGTCGCGAAGCCGCTTTAATCGCAAATGCAATAAGGCCGGAAATGGCAGTGAAACAACAATGGATGACGGCCCTATTGGACAACAGCGAATCGCTTAAACTCAGCGATTTAACTGCGGTGTGGAAGCGCCTTTTCCCTGGAATTCAGCAAAATATGCTGCAATCAAATGGTGCGGAGATTCTCAGCGCTTTACCGGAAATCAGTCGTTCTAGACAGGGAATATTTATCAACAAACTCGCCGATTATGTCGTGCCCAGTGCCTGTAATACACAGAATGCCGCAAGCTTGCAAAAACTTCTGGATAACCCCAAGGGCATAGACACGCGCTTTATAAAAGCGATAAAAATCAATCTTCAAACAACGCAGCGTTGCCTCGCGAAGAGCCAACTAATGTTGACATCCGTTAGCGAGTAA
- a CDS encoding formyltetrahydrofolate deformylase — protein sequence MSQKVEELILKFSCKDQPGIVASVASLFSLQGFNIRESSQFEDVTTKRFFMRTLLESVEGPKSLNDVESAFHSIADRYQMDWSLCDGRKRAKVLIAVSQWGHCLNNLLNSWKRGTLPVDIVGVVSNHEEMRPLTEWYDVPYHYLPVTKDTKPQQEQQILNLMNDSGAELLVLARYMQILSDNLCKNLEGRAINIHHSFLPGFKGAKPYHQAYDRGVKLIGATAHYVTAELDEGPIIEQAVERVTHANSPEELVELGRDIEAVVLQRAVRWHVENRILLNGRKTVVFTR from the coding sequence ATGTCACAAAAAGTCGAAGAGCTGATTTTAAAATTCAGTTGCAAAGATCAGCCGGGAATCGTCGCCTCGGTGGCGAGCCTGTTTTCTTTACAGGGTTTCAATATTCGTGAATCTTCACAGTTTGAGGATGTCACCACCAAGCGCTTTTTTATGCGCACTCTGTTGGAATCGGTTGAGGGGCCGAAAAGCCTGAACGATGTGGAATCGGCTTTCCATTCAATCGCCGATCGCTACCAAATGGATTGGAGCCTGTGTGACGGTCGCAAACGAGCTAAGGTTTTGATTGCGGTATCGCAATGGGGGCATTGTTTAAACAATTTATTAAACAGTTGGAAGCGCGGTACGCTGCCGGTCGACATTGTGGGGGTGGTTTCCAATCATGAAGAAATGCGACCACTTACGGAGTGGTATGACGTGCCCTACCATTACCTTCCTGTAACTAAAGACACCAAGCCCCAGCAAGAACAGCAAATATTAAATTTAATGAACGATAGCGGCGCGGAATTACTGGTCCTTGCGCGCTACATGCAAATTTTGTCTGACAATCTTTGTAAAAATCTCGAAGGACGTGCAATAAACATTCACCATTCATTTCTGCCTGGTTTTAAAGGGGCCAAGCCCTACCACCAAGCTTACGATCGTGGTGTAAAACTTATCGGTGCGACCGCCCATTATGTGACGGCCGAGCTAGATGAAGGGCCGATCATTGAACAGGCTGTTGAACGGGTTACTCATGCTAACTCGCCTGAAGAACTGGTAGAGCTAGGGCGCGATATCGAAGCTGTTGTGCTGCAACGTGCAGTGCGTTGGCATGTGGAGAATCGGATTTTACTAAACGGGCGTAAAACCGTGGTATTTACTCGCTAA